TGAAAGACTACTTCAGTCGCAACGGTGAGCCCTGTCCTGTCGGTACGAATCCAGCAGAGCATATGATAGATGTTGTATCTGGCCACAAATCCGATAAAGACTGGGCGCACATCTGGCTCGACTCCCCGGAGTGTGAAGCAGCAAAGACTGAACTGGAGTCAATCATCGACACAGCACAATCCAAAGGACAACCTGGAATTGACGAAGACGGCTCTGAATACGCAATGCCCCTGCTATATCAAACAAAAATCGTTCTGTGGCGGATGAACCTCGCCCTGTTCCGGAATACGGGGTACATCAACAACAAGCTGCTTCTGCACATCGGACTCGGTCTATTCAATGGGTTTACATACTGGAATATCGGCGAGACGGTCAGCGAGCTGCAGCTGAAACTATTCACCATCTTCGTTTGGATGTTCGTTGCCCCGGGCGTGATCAACCAACTGCAACCTCTCTTCATTGAACGACGCAATCTATATGATGCCCGGGAGAAGAAATCCCGAATCTACTCGTGGAAAGCCTTCGTCGCGTCACTAATTATCTCGGAAATGCCATACCTCTGCGTCTGTGCAGTTCTGTACTTCGTCTGCTGGTACTTCACCGTAGGATTCCCCGCAGACAGCAGCAAAGCCGGCGCAAGCTTCTTCGTGGTCTTCGCCTACGAATTCCTATACACGGGTATTGGCCAGTTCATCGCCGCGTATGCGCCTAATCCGGTCTTCGCGGCTATCGTCAACCCCTTGATCATCGGAATCATGGTCTCTTTCTGTGGCATTCTGGTGCCGTATGTCCAGCTTATCGCATTTTGGAAATACTGGATGTATTGGCTGAACCCCATAACGTACCTCGTTGGAGGCATGCTCACGTTTACAATTTTCGACTCGGACGTCAGATGTACCGAGAGTGAGCTGGCGGTGTTCAACCCGCCTGAGAATACGACGTGCTTAGGTTATCTGGGTGCGTATCTCAAGGAGTCTGGTGCGGATTTGTTGAATCCGGACGCGCTTTCAGCGTGCCGGGTTTGTCCGTATACGCGGGGCAGTGATTATCTGCGGACTATCAATCTCATGGACTGGTATTTTGGATGGAGGGATGCGGCGATTGTCGTGATCTTTATTCTGAGCTCGTATGCGCTGGTCTTCTTGTTTATGGCGTTGAGGACGAAGTCttcgaagaaggcggagTAGCGTATATTCAATAGAATACAGTCATTAATCctattaattatctattatagtaagTCCGCCAATATGTACACGCATCTCGTAGTTTGCTGAAGATTACATGGGTAACTGATCAGTCAAGCCTTAACGACAAAGGCTGGAGGGCCTTGGTGCAGGTTTAGATGTGCCTTCCGAGGTCGAATAACAGGCCTATACTGCTGGTCCTCGATATGGGCTAtcatctcctcatcccccTCGCTCCGTTGGGTATAATTGGAAGATAACCCGCTCAGTAAGATTTCGTTCCCGGTGATAAATTGGCCAGGCGGATTGGGTCTGTCTGGGGGTAGACCCAGAAAATTCCCGGTTGTTCTGGCCGTGAGCCGATCCAGGACATGCTTGAAGTCGTCGAGAAAGACCGCATCTGCCATGCACTTGAAAATCATAGACACCTACGGAAAGTTAGTTCTGGCAGGGGTTGAGGCGGAGTTGAGATGGAATTGCTCACCTGCCAGTACAGGTTCACCCCTCCCCAGTACGGAGAGAATGAGATATCCACGACATCAACAATCATCAAAGCGATGGATATGACCATTGAGGCGAGGAGTACGAAGAACCGTGCATTGGAGCGCACCAGCTCCCACACCCCGAATCCGTAGCACCGTTTGATGACGTAGACTAGATAGAGCGCGGTGAACACCCACCAGGGCTCGCGGAATAGAGTCTCCCAGGGTCTCGTGCGGCGAAATACGTCGGTGCCGAGATTATTGAAGTATGCAAAGTTCAGGTACATCGATGCGACCCAGTAAGGCATGGCCAGAATAACAGTGCCGATGTAGAACCGGCTCCCCCATCTGGATAGAAATGGCTTCACCTTCATCCAGTTGATGATGCTGTGAAGGTTATATGAAATGTACAGGGTCGTCGCTGTTGCGCTCAGATACCAGGGAGATGCAGGGCCCTCGACAAAGACCCATATACCGTGCAGGGACGCCAATATTAGCTGAGCTCATGTTAGCCCCTTCTCGCCGTGATGGAGATACCAAGGCATTACCTCAGTGAGGATCAATATATGCAGCAGTGCCTTTCGTCGCATATTCGATATCGTCAAGCAGAAGAGAACGACGAGTGCGCCGACCACGAACCCCTGGCCCCAGGTCTGCGTCAAGACCCCATGCGGTCCAATGAGCAGCTCGCCTCCACAGTCGGCGAGTCTCTCCTGAGCAGTATCCGCCATGAAGGGTGTAGGCCATATAGCCCCTCAAGTAACTATTAGGCAGCGCAGCATCGACGTTGAGGTTAATCGTCTGTCTCTAGGAGTCCAGGCCGTGGCCACGTTCGACCTTAATAGACTTTTCCAGGATCGGATCTCAGGCAGCCGCTTAGAAAGACCAGCCCAGTCTTACCCATGGACAGGGATCAGCATTGGACGTGTCAGTTCATTGTGGGCTGTTCGGTGGTCAGGGCTATGAcgacaccaaccaccacaaaGGGAGATATTGTCACCTCGCAGCAAACTGGACAAAGGGGTAATGAATCACGGTCCAATATGACTTCATCGCAGTAATCACAACCTTCGTTACGCTGGAGTCTAGAGTGTCTCATTCCAAATATCTCGCTCAAGCTCCCATCGGGCGGATCTGGGATGCACCCAGTTCGCACTGGAGGACCTCGGATAACTGGATTCTCAGTGGAAAGCGATGCCACAAAGGTTTCCCGAAAGTCAATTTTGCAGGTCGATACGAGGTCCTGCGAGGGCTTGGAAATGTCACCCTGACTGGGCTACTGGGAGATTAATGATTTCTGGTGGCATTTTCTTTGTTTGAAAAGTCTTAAAACAGTTGCCCGAGGACCAATTACAGTGCATCAACGCTATAACATCATGCATTATCTGCCCTACAATATAAAATGATCAACCTGGACAGCATAGTCGGCGATGCCCGAGAAATCTGCCACTGACGCCCCTGCCACACTCTGATCTGGATAGCCAATCGCCACGAAAAGGAGAGCATGTTTGCTGAGGATGAGCGAGAACGTCTGGGCCTGATACACCACTATACTCTTCACACTACTAAAAGCATTTCAGATCTCACTGAAGCAGAAGCTTTTCCTTTCTGGGGTAAATGGGCCGTCGAGCTGGTGTTTACCAATGACTTTCTGCACGGAATTATCAATGTCAGCGCCTTGCATCCTGCCCTAATTGGCTTCTCGCCCCAGAAAAACACCATCCTAGCCACCCATCACCATGACATAGGCGTCGGCCTGTTCCGGccccatccagctcatctCACAATGCAAAGCCAGGACCCGGCATTCGCATTCACATGCATCATCGTATATGCGCTTGGTATCCAGCAGTTATCAGAGTCAATCCGCGGCCCTATTTCCAAAATCTTGAAGCTGCTCTTGACTGGAATGGCTATATTTCATGGGCTGATACAGAGAGAGCCAGCCAAATAGATAGTGACATCTGTAATGGGGTATCCGTATTAACCATTTCAGTATGTGATAAGGCTCGCGCCTGCGTCTCACATGATATACAGGGATTCGTGCACTGCATTTGTCGACATTCTGCCCCGCGTCTCTCCGAGTATGACTTCCACAGTCCATTTACACGCGATAAGCCCTTTGTCCAATACCACTATCCATCCACATTCCGAAGATTCCGAAATGGCCGCTGCAAGAGCGCCAGGACTCCTTGACCTCCCAGCCGAACTCGACCACCTTATAGCGCAGCATCTCGACATGCTTGATCTTATGCGGATGCGAATAACATGCTCTG
Above is a window of Aspergillus puulaauensis MK2 DNA, chromosome 2, nearly complete sequence DNA encoding:
- a CDS encoding uncharacterized protein (COG:S;~EggNog:ENOG410PUQH;~TransMembrane:7 (o27-45i52-74o80-96i116-139o159-177i189-210o222-240i)); this translates as MADTAQERLADCGGELLIGPHGVLTQTWGQGFVVGALVVLFCLTISNMRRKALLHILILTELILASLHGIWVFVEGPASPWYLSATATTLYISYNLHSIINWMKVKPFLSRWGSRFYIGTVILAMPYWVASMYLNFAYFNNLGTDVFRRTRPWETLFREPWWVFTALYLVYVIKRCYGFGVWELVRSNARFFVLLASMVISIALMIVDVVDISFSPYWGGVNLYWQVSMIFKCMADAVFLDDFKHVLDRLTARTTGNFLGLPPDRPNPPGQFITGNEILLSGLSSNYTQRSEGDEEMIAHIEDQQYRPVIRPRKAHLNLHQGPPAFVVKA
- a CDS encoding uncharacterized protein (COG:S;~EggNog:ENOG410Q19Z;~TransMembrane:2 (i101-118o124-143i)), with product MFAEDERERLGLIHHYTLHTTKSISDLTEAEAFPFWGKWAVELVFTNDFLHGIINVSALHPALIGFSPQKNTILATHHHDIGVGLFRPHPAHLTMQSQDPAFAFTCIIVYALGIQQLSESIRGPISKILKLLLTGMAIFHGLIQREPAK